One Henriciella litoralis genomic window carries:
- a CDS encoding ABA4-like family protein: MSYEIIFMLVNALVVPAWLLLVLAPRWRTTGLVVHSGIYPLAYGALYTVCLIASIFFGQSSDAAGMASIGSVSALFDHPNGVIVGWTHYLVFDLFVGAWIGRDAQRREIPHMAAAPCMIASFLFGPLGLLAYMAVRLMRGEGISLFETR; the protein is encoded by the coding sequence ATGAGTTACGAGATCATTTTCATGCTGGTGAATGCGCTGGTCGTGCCAGCCTGGCTTTTGCTGGTGCTGGCACCGCGCTGGCGCACAACGGGGCTGGTCGTCCATTCAGGCATCTACCCGCTGGCCTATGGGGCGCTCTATACGGTCTGCCTCATTGCCTCGATCTTTTTCGGCCAATCGTCGGACGCGGCCGGTATGGCGTCCATCGGTTCAGTTTCCGCACTGTTCGATCACCCGAATGGCGTGATCGTCGGCTGGACGCATTATCTGGTGTTCGATCTCTTCGTCGGGGCCTGGATCGGGCGGGACGCCCAACGCCGGGAGATCCCGCATATGGCAGCGGCGCCCTGCATGATTGCCAGTTTCCTGTTTGGTCCGCTTGGCCTGCTGGCCTATATGGCGGTGCGGTTGATGCGCGGTGAAGGCATCAGCCTGTTTGAAACCAGATAG
- a CDS encoding citrate synthase/methylcitrate synthase has product MDSGLENVVAAETVLSDVDGKAGRLIIRGWPVEELSARFGFEAALHMLWQPFFPELGSVADVQAQLGKARAAAFEHVGSIVGGQGILSSLRTGWSLLQDDESLEAAIALPAAAGVFLASAVRAARGLQPIAPDPDLPHAADVLRMMRGEAASPAEVKAFEAYLVTVSDHGLNASTFAARVIASTRAGLVSAALGGVSALKGPLHGGAPGPVLDMLDEIGEPSRAEAWIDAALARKARLMGFGHRVYRVRDPRADALKAAVARLPGTTGRIEFAEHIETAVLGKLAAKYPDRALETNVEFYTAILLEALEIPREAFTAVFAQGRCLGWVAHAREQIDEGRLVRPKSIYTGPVLEAA; this is encoded by the coding sequence ATGGATAGTGGACTTGAGAATGTCGTGGCGGCCGAAACCGTGCTGTCGGATGTGGATGGCAAGGCGGGGCGGTTGATTATTCGCGGCTGGCCGGTTGAGGAGTTGTCGGCGCGGTTTGGGTTCGAGGCAGCGCTGCACATGCTGTGGCAGCCATTCTTCCCTGAGCTTGGTAGCGTAGCCGATGTTCAGGCGCAGCTCGGCAAGGCGCGTGCGGCGGCATTCGAACATGTCGGGTCTATTGTGGGCGGGCAGGGCATTCTGTCGTCGCTGCGGACCGGCTGGAGCCTTTTGCAGGATGATGAAAGCCTTGAGGCGGCGATTGCACTGCCGGCGGCGGCGGGCGTGTTCCTGGCGTCAGCGGTGCGCGCGGCGCGGGGGCTACAGCCAATTGCGCCCGATCCGGACCTGCCGCATGCTGCAGACGTCTTGCGGATGATGCGGGGTGAGGCGGCGTCGCCTGCCGAGGTGAAGGCGTTTGAGGCGTACCTTGTCACGGTGAGCGATCATGGCCTTAACGCTTCGACCTTTGCGGCCCGGGTCATTGCATCGACGCGGGCGGGGCTGGTCTCAGCTGCGCTTGGCGGCGTGAGCGCCCTGAAAGGCCCGCTGCATGGCGGCGCGCCGGGGCCAGTGCTTGATATGCTGGACGAGATTGGCGAGCCGTCACGGGCCGAAGCGTGGATTGACGCGGCATTGGCGCGCAAGGCGAGGCTGATGGGGTTCGGCCACCGGGTCTATCGGGTGCGTGACCCGCGTGCGGACGCGCTGAAAGCGGCGGTGGCGCGCTTGCCGGGCACGACGGGCCGGATCGAGTTTGCCGAGCACATCGAGACGGCGGTTCTCGGAAAGCTGGCCGCGAAATATCCAGACCGCGCGCTTGAGACCAATGTCGAATTCTACACTGCCATCCTGCTTGAGGCGCTCGAAATCCCGCGTGAGGCGTTCACGGCCGTGTTCGCGCAGGGCCGATGCCTTGGCTGGGTGGCGCATGCGCGTGAGCAGATCGATGAGGGGCGGCTTGTGCGCCCGAAATCAATCTATACCGGACCTGTTCTGGAAGCGGCCTGA
- a CDS encoding citrate synthase: MLLALFLALLLERDVGNGVASVNLDQYNQHMSWIDRPTALTRLGVKPQTLYAYVSRGHIASRPHDSDPRSSLYSLEDIETFLKRRRAGRARSAVAKAAISWGDPVMETGITTVRSGRLIYRGEDALALSEQMTLEAVAAWLWQTDETPIPEDPDPKPITSASGKARLLSFLADEAAHAPHGLGRDPSDLKTDAAHLLHGAATAITGQTGPAPFHEKLAQVWQLDARGADLVRRALVLVADHELNPSTFAARVAASTGAPLAASALAGCATLTGPLHGEASARALAYLRAALETSPEDALSAIASRGERIPAVGHALYPAGDPRAAALLRWLKPDAALKRAIRAAEQASGETANVDMALAALTLALDLPGDAPFLIFASGRMAGWIAHAIEQHSSGQLIRPRATYTGS; this comes from the coding sequence TTGTTGCTGGCCTTGTTTCTGGCCCTGCTTCTGGAAAGAGATGTCGGAAACGGGGTCGCCAGCGTCAATCTTGATCAATATAATCAACATATGAGCTGGATTGATCGACCTACCGCCCTTACCCGTCTCGGGGTGAAACCCCAGACGCTCTACGCCTATGTCAGCCGCGGGCACATTGCCTCCCGCCCACACGACAGCGATCCGCGCAGCAGTCTCTATTCGCTTGAGGATATCGAGACCTTCCTGAAACGCCGCCGCGCCGGGCGCGCCCGCAGCGCTGTGGCCAAAGCGGCCATCTCATGGGGCGACCCGGTGATGGAGACCGGCATCACCACGGTGCGCTCTGGCAGGCTGATCTATCGCGGAGAAGACGCCCTCGCCCTCTCCGAGCAAATGACGCTTGAAGCGGTCGCCGCCTGGCTTTGGCAGACCGATGAAACACCCATACCGGAGGACCCTGATCCGAAACCTATAACCAGCGCTTCCGGCAAGGCCCGCCTCCTCAGTTTTCTCGCAGACGAAGCGGCGCATGCCCCACATGGGTTAGGCCGCGACCCGTCCGATCTGAAAACTGATGCCGCCCACCTGCTACATGGCGCGGCCACCGCCATCACCGGCCAGACCGGCCCCGCCCCCTTCCACGAAAAACTTGCCCAGGTCTGGCAACTGGATGCCCGGGGCGCCGATCTCGTGCGCCGCGCGCTCGTCCTGGTCGCCGACCATGAGCTCAACCCGTCCACCTTCGCCGCGCGTGTGGCCGCCTCAACAGGCGCACCGCTCGCCGCATCGGCCCTGGCCGGCTGCGCCACACTCACCGGCCCACTTCACGGCGAAGCCTCGGCCCGCGCGCTCGCTTATCTCCGCGCAGCGCTTGAGACATCGCCGGAGGACGCACTCTCTGCCATCGCCTCACGCGGGGAACGTATCCCTGCCGTCGGCCATGCACTCTATCCTGCCGGGGACCCCCGCGCTGCTGCGCTCCTGCGCTGGTTGAAACCGGACGCGGCCCTGAAACGCGCCATCCGGGCCGCCGAGCAGGCCTCGGGAGAAACAGCCAATGTCGACATGGCCCTCGCCGCCCTCACCCTTGCGCTGGATCTGCCGGGCGACGCGCCATTCCTGATCTTCGCCAGCGGACGCATGGCGGGCTGGATCGCGCACGCGATCGAGCAGCACAGCTCCGGACAGCTGATCCGCCCCCGGGCGACCTACACCGGCAGCTAA
- a CDS encoding TetR/AcrR family transcriptional regulator, giving the protein MPYSAEHKQRTRDRVVECARRLFNRHGYDGVTIDMVMKEAKLTRGGFYNHFQSKEDLFLAAVSSFLMGRGAEWRADAGIDPDVDAPAMAARMVESYLSEEHLNDVEGQCPLIALSGDVSRSRPDVQEAYETLLKAMVGLFEDNLGPAHSDARRQSQVLAALCVGGMVLARTLPESDIAADVRQAALEEATRRIGAADAPRGAL; this is encoded by the coding sequence ATGCCCTACAGCGCCGAGCACAAGCAGAGAACGCGGGATAGAGTGGTCGAGTGCGCCCGCCGTCTGTTTAACCGTCATGGCTATGACGGGGTTACGATCGACATGGTGATGAAGGAGGCGAAGCTGACGCGCGGTGGTTTCTACAATCACTTCCAGAGCAAGGAAGACCTGTTTCTGGCAGCCGTGTCGAGCTTCCTGATGGGGCGGGGCGCCGAATGGCGCGCCGACGCGGGGATCGACCCGGACGTGGACGCCCCCGCCATGGCGGCACGGATGGTGGAGAGTTATCTGTCCGAAGAGCATCTGAACGATGTGGAAGGCCAGTGCCCGCTGATAGCGCTGTCTGGCGATGTCTCCCGCAGCCGTCCGGATGTCCAGGAGGCGTATGAGACGCTGCTCAAGGCCATGGTCGGCCTGTTCGAGGATAATCTCGGCCCGGCGCATAGTGATGCACGGCGCCAGTCCCAGGTGCTGGCTGCGCTTTGTGTTGGCGGCATGGTGCTGGCGCGGACCCTGCCGGAGTCTGACATCGCCGCCGATGTGCGTCAGGCCGCCCTTGAGGAAGCAACCCGCCGTATTGGAGCGGCAGACGCGCCGCGCGGCGCGCTTTAG
- a CDS encoding YciI family protein translates to MPKFVFAYHGGKTSMTPEEGQAHMTNWRQWVQSLGPAMIDPGHAVGASVTVSTSGVEDNGGPNPISGVSVVEAETLSDAVTMAQRSPHISIGGSIEVAEVLNMEM, encoded by the coding sequence ATGCCCAAATTCGTATTCGCCTATCATGGCGGCAAGACATCGATGACGCCCGAGGAAGGCCAGGCCCACATGACGAACTGGCGTCAGTGGGTGCAAAGCCTTGGCCCCGCCATGATTGATCCCGGCCATGCCGTCGGCGCCTCTGTCACGGTCAGCACCAGCGGCGTCGAGGACAATGGCGGACCCAACCCGATCAGCGGCGTGTCCGTTGTCGAAGCGGAGACGCTGTCCGATGCCGTCACCATGGCGCAGCGCAGTCCGCATATCAGCATCGGCGGGTCGATCGAAGTCGCCGAAGTCCTGAACATGGAGATGTAA
- a CDS encoding MAPEG family protein codes for MTYDVTVIFIALLTILQIPATFAVGLYRIKTGILLSDGGNQMLLRRIRAHGNFTETVPITLIAMAAADYSGASDTMLWAGGTSLLAGRIIHYFTIALTDGQGLLRAAGMLLTFGAMLTFALYGLVQNWPL; via the coding sequence ATGACATATGATGTAACCGTAATTTTCATCGCGCTGCTGACGATCTTGCAGATACCGGCGACGTTCGCCGTCGGCCTCTACCGGATCAAGACCGGCATCCTGCTATCGGACGGCGGCAACCAGATGCTGCTGCGCCGCATCCGCGCGCACGGAAACTTCACTGAAACTGTACCCATCACCCTCATCGCCATGGCGGCGGCCGATTATTCCGGTGCGAGTGACACGATGCTGTGGGCCGGTGGGACATCCCTGCTGGCAGGCCGTATCATTCACTACTTCACCATCGCCCTGACGGATGGTCAGGGTCTGCTGAGGGCTGCCGGCATGTTGCTGACCTTCGGCGCGATGCTGACCTTTGCCCTCTATGGGCTGGTTCAGAACTGGCCGCTATAA
- a CDS encoding oxygenase MpaB family protein: protein MTNDLTHVHERIEFQKTALPVMYGEVNFDVTPERFTADPSDSVAAGHKQFTPPPQEMIDRVRAYTMLGDVTADAYAALMPQLGFRKLIGMLEAACDKGLEAVPDAPAELVALITEMEKKPAWLDMELVAEGARQNRLPTAITSPWMIRGAFLATFLNKYAALPMALTGTLSHSGSARRVNETATFFSVTTLPGALERHGEGFKAAAMVRLMHSMVRFNVLRKVKGWDVPTYGVPIPQVDQMPAGLIDVFLLAYAMMDAGRTEFTPAERARVEFSRYRCYLLGLPEDLLMDTPQGIVDIMNARNGTLRAGFEDETCGALIRATMTAYLPPKKTFGYKVFDALERRFARTVFVKFFLQGDNEMARTIGVPIGFKEYAVSAMIAPMIALRMAAYRLALSTPGLRQVTDRHLVRRIRKLLTRYGHAEFTTDAEAYRPAHAASGSA from the coding sequence ATGACGAATGACCTGACCCACGTCCATGAGCGGATCGAGTTCCAGAAGACGGCCTTGCCGGTGATGTATGGCGAGGTGAATTTCGATGTGACCCCGGAGCGGTTCACCGCCGATCCGTCCGACAGCGTTGCCGCAGGCCACAAGCAGTTCACCCCGCCACCGCAGGAGATGATTGACCGGGTGCGCGCCTATACGATGCTGGGAGATGTGACGGCCGACGCCTATGCGGCGCTGATGCCACAATTGGGCTTCCGCAAGCTGATCGGTATGCTGGAGGCCGCATGCGACAAGGGGCTGGAGGCGGTGCCGGATGCGCCGGCTGAGCTTGTCGCGCTGATCACCGAGATGGAAAAGAAGCCGGCCTGGCTCGACATGGAGCTTGTGGCCGAGGGGGCGCGGCAGAACCGTCTGCCGACGGCGATCACCTCGCCCTGGATGATCCGCGGGGCATTTCTCGCCACCTTCCTCAACAAATATGCGGCGCTGCCGATGGCGCTGACAGGGACGCTTAGTCATTCCGGGTCCGCGCGCCGGGTGAATGAGACGGCGACTTTCTTTTCCGTCACCACACTGCCGGGCGCGCTGGAGCGGCATGGCGAGGGGTTCAAGGCGGCAGCCATGGTGCGGCTGATGCACTCCATGGTGCGGTTCAATGTCTTGCGGAAAGTGAAAGGCTGGGATGTGCCGACCTATGGGGTCCCGATCCCGCAGGTCGACCAGATGCCGGCAGGCCTGATCGATGTCTTCCTGCTGGCCTATGCGATGATGGATGCGGGACGAACGGAGTTTACACCGGCTGAGCGCGCCCGCGTCGAGTTCAGCCGATATCGCTGTTACCTGCTCGGTCTGCCGGAAGATCTGTTGATGGACACGCCGCAAGGCATTGTCGACATCATGAATGCCCGGAATGGAACGCTGCGTGCGGGGTTCGAGGACGAGACCTGCGGGGCGCTGATCCGCGCGACAATGACGGCATATCTGCCGCCAAAGAAGACATTCGGCTACAAGGTTTTCGATGCACTGGAACGGCGCTTTGCACGGACGGTGTTCGTGAAATTCTTCCTGCAGGGCGACAATGAGATGGCGCGGACGATTGGGGTGCCCATCGGCTTCAAGGAATATGCGGTCTCAGCCATGATCGCGCCGATGATTGCCCTGCGGATGGCGGCCTACCGCCTGGCCCTGAGCACGCCGGGGCTGCGGCAGGTCACAGATCGCCATCTGGTGCGCCGCATCCGCAAGCTGCTGACGCGCTATGGCCATGCTGAATTCACCACCGATGCGGAGGCCTATCGCCCGGCGCATGCGGCGAGCGGGTCGGCCTGA
- a CDS encoding TetR/AcrR family transcriptional regulator: protein MAENKRRNPKQGRARATVDAILEASLQILETEGEARLTTNHIAEKAGVSIGTLYQYFSDRNDILAELGQRQAETMRNEIAGIVAAAPEQGAIRAIIRTLMQTGETSPTTRALVTDALFRTRGEGVLGTHHLAFMDSVSGQTDLTASLSTEAAFILTHAPISLLRAAAAEPELGLDSDRLEDELVRLMESYLAALSAR from the coding sequence ATGGCTGAAAATAAAAGAAGAAATCCAAAGCAGGGCCGTGCTCGCGCAACGGTCGATGCAATTCTTGAGGCTAGCCTTCAGATTCTGGAGACCGAGGGCGAAGCGCGGCTGACGACAAATCACATCGCTGAAAAGGCCGGCGTCAGCATCGGAACGCTCTATCAGTATTTCTCTGACCGCAACGACATTCTCGCCGAACTCGGCCAGCGCCAGGCCGAAACCATGCGCAACGAGATTGCCGGTATTGTCGCTGCAGCGCCTGAGCAAGGCGCCATACGCGCCATCATACGTACGCTGATGCAGACAGGCGAGACATCTCCCACGACCCGCGCACTGGTCACCGATGCTCTGTTCCGAACCCGCGGCGAGGGCGTGCTTGGCACGCATCATCTGGCTTTCATGGACTCAGTCAGTGGCCAGACTGATCTCACCGCCAGCCTCTCAACCGAAGCCGCCTTCATCCTCACCCATGCGCCAATCAGCCTGCTGCGCGCCGCAGCCGCCGAACCCGAACTCGGATTGGATAGTGACAGGCTGGAAGACGAACTCGTCCGCCTGATGGAAAGCTATCTCGCCGCGCTCAGCGCCCGCTAG
- the tkt gene encoding transketolase, with protein sequence MAVEHKDMANAIRALSMDAVEQAKSGHVGLPLGMADVATVLWTRYLKHDPKAPFWPDRDRFVLSAGHGSMLIYSLLHLTGYDSVSRDDIRNFRQLGASTPGHPENFVTPGVETTTGPLGQGIATAVGMAMAERHLNARFGDDLVDHKTWVIAGDGCLMEGVSQEAITLAGHMKLNKLIVLFDDNAVTIDGGTDLSDSTDQCARFEAAGWATKRIDGHNTEEIYEALDWAQKQDKPVMVACKTIIGYGAPTLAGTGKAHGGPYGADEVAGIRENIGWSHAPFEVPSDIEDAWKREGAHAAGQHAEWTSRHASSAKKAEFDAALDGALGDIEAVVRAHKQAVVDGGEDKATRQWSGAVLEELTKAIPEMVGGSADLSGSNNTKTKATEPLTPDNWGGRYIHYGVREHGMAAAMNGMALHKGIIPYSGTFLVFADYSRAAIRLGALMGERVIHVMTHDSIGLGEDGPTHQPVEHVASLRAMPNMLVFRPADGVETAECWELALKNTGGPSTIALTRQKVESVRKAHTDENLSAKGGYILSSGDGAEKIVLIATGSEVEIAMQAQAALKESGISARVVSMPCMELFEQQDVAYQRETLGEGLPRIAVEAGVRFGWDRWIGFDGGFVGMDSFGASAPYKDLYKKFGITSDAVVELAQKLV encoded by the coding sequence ATGGCGGTTGAACACAAGGATATGGCGAACGCCATCCGCGCTTTGTCGATGGATGCCGTGGAACAGGCCAAATCGGGCCATGTCGGCCTGCCTCTGGGCATGGCAGATGTCGCGACAGTGCTCTGGACGCGCTATCTGAAACATGACCCGAAAGCGCCTTTCTGGCCTGACCGTGACCGCTTCGTTCTGTCGGCGGGCCATGGGTCGATGCTGATCTATTCGCTGCTTCACCTCACCGGATATGACAGCGTCAGCCGCGACGATATCCGCAATTTCCGCCAGCTGGGCGCAAGCACGCCGGGCCATCCGGAGAATTTTGTCACGCCAGGCGTCGAGACAACGACCGGGCCTCTGGGTCAGGGCATTGCTACCGCTGTCGGCATGGCGATGGCTGAGCGGCATCTGAATGCGCGCTTTGGCGACGATCTGGTGGATCACAAGACCTGGGTCATCGCGGGCGATGGCTGTCTTATGGAAGGCGTCAGCCAGGAAGCGATTACGCTCGCCGGGCATATGAAGCTCAACAAGCTGATCGTCCTGTTCGACGACAATGCGGTCACCATTGATGGCGGCACAGACCTCTCTGATTCGACCGACCAGTGCGCGCGCTTTGAAGCGGCCGGCTGGGCGACCAAGCGGATCGATGGCCACAATACCGAAGAGATCTACGAGGCGCTCGACTGGGCGCAGAAGCAGGACAAGCCTGTCATGGTCGCCTGCAAGACGATCATCGGCTACGGCGCGCCGACGCTGGCCGGCACGGGCAAGGCCCATGGCGGGCCATATGGCGCAGACGAAGTGGCTGGCATTCGCGAGAATATCGGCTGGTCCCATGCGCCATTTGAAGTGCCGTCCGACATTGAAGACGCCTGGAAGCGTGAAGGCGCGCATGCCGCTGGCCAACATGCTGAGTGGACGTCCCGTCATGCATCGTCTGCCAAGAAAGCCGAATTTGACGCTGCGCTCGACGGCGCGCTGGGCGACATTGAAGCCGTTGTGCGTGCCCACAAGCAGGCTGTCGTTGATGGCGGTGAAGACAAGGCGACACGCCAATGGTCCGGCGCTGTGCTGGAAGAGCTGACCAAGGCCATTCCGGAAATGGTCGGCGGGTCGGCTGACCTTTCAGGCTCCAACAACACCAAGACCAAGGCGACAGAACCGCTGACGCCAGACAATTGGGGCGGCCGGTACATCCATTATGGCGTGCGCGAGCATGGCATGGCGGCGGCAATGAACGGCATGGCGCTGCATAAGGGCATCATCCCTTATTCCGGCACCTTCCTCGTCTTTGCTGATTATTCACGCGCTGCGATCCGTCTGGGCGCGCTGATGGGCGAGCGCGTGATCCATGTGATGACGCATGATTCCATCGGCCTTGGCGAAGATGGCCCGACCCACCAGCCGGTTGAGCATGTCGCAAGCCTTCGCGCGATGCCGAACATGCTGGTGTTCCGGCCTGCCGATGGCGTTGAGACCGCTGAGTGCTGGGAACTGGCGCTGAAGAATACCGGTGGCCCGTCCACCATCGCGCTGACCCGCCAGAAGGTGGAAAGCGTCCGCAAGGCGCATACCGATGAGAATTTGTCGGCGAAGGGCGGCTACATCCTCTCCTCCGGCGACGGCGCGGAGAAGATCGTGCTGATCGCCACCGGTTCAGAAGTCGAGATCGCGATGCAGGCGCAGGCCGCGCTGAAAGAAAGCGGGATCAGCGCGCGCGTTGTCTCAATGCCGTGCATGGAGCTGTTCGAACAGCAGGACGTCGCCTATCAGCGCGAGACGCTGGGCGAAGGCCTGCCGCGCATCGCAGTTGAGGCGGGTGTCCGCTTCGGTTGGGATCGTTGGATCGGCTTCGATGGCGGCTTTGTCGGCATGGACAGCTTTGGCGCGAGCGCGCCTTACAAGGACCTCTACAAGAAGTTCGGCATTACGTCGGACGCTGTTGTGGAACTGGCCCAGAAGCTGGTCTAG
- a CDS encoding DUF4164 family protein encodes MEKLNSATDQLDAALSRLEGAIESLFERAGDPGVVRRELAAMAQDRANLAEELDASMAREQQLQKLADEASAALGSAIDEVRAALNRNEGS; translated from the coding sequence ATGGAAAAACTAAATTCGGCAACTGACCAGCTGGACGCGGCTCTTTCGCGCCTCGAGGGCGCGATAGAAAGCCTGTTCGAAAGAGCAGGCGATCCGGGCGTGGTTCGCCGCGAACTCGCCGCTATGGCGCAAGATCGTGCCAACCTTGCCGAAGAGCTGGACGCCTCCATGGCCCGCGAACAACAACTGCAAAAACTTGCCGACGAGGCGTCCGCCGCCCTCGGCTCTGCTATTGATGAAGTTCGCGCCGCCCTCAATCGGAATGAGGGAAGCTGA
- a CDS encoding cell division protein ZapA, whose amino-acid sequence MAKADITIRGRQYSVACAPGQEGRLVELSKDLDTRVHQIAEAVGDIGEARLLLVAALALLDELDAATKTSPSELSAQKAAAALSGAARRIEALAKKVEAGQ is encoded by the coding sequence ATGGCCAAGGCAGACATAACGATTCGCGGCCGCCAATACTCAGTCGCCTGCGCCCCCGGACAGGAAGGGCGCCTGGTTGAGCTTTCAAAAGACCTCGACACCCGAGTTCACCAGATCGCTGAAGCGGTCGGCGACATTGGCGAAGCGCGCCTCTTGCTGGTCGCAGCCCTCGCCCTGCTTGATGAGCTTGATGCTGCCACCAAGACCTCACCCAGCGAACTCAGCGCCCAAAAAGCCGCCGCAGCGCTCAGCGGCGCAGCCCGCCGGATCGAAGCGCTTGCGAAGAAGGTCGAGGCCGGCCAGTGA
- a CDS encoding glycosyltransferase family 2 protein produces MTAPRDLSVLIPFYNEAGNVLPLLDEIHGALAGLNYEIVCVNDCSADSTGAELIEAQTAHPDRVLIRTHVQRAGKSAALMTGLRDVSGKWTQLLDGDGQNDIADTRRLWDEIVAPGKTGRLGLIAGKRKSRNDSGFKWLQSRIANGVRRFMLRDDATDTGCGWKLMRTDAFRELPYFASMHRFLPALFKRAGWEVREELVNDRRRWHGSSKYGFLGRLGAGIADLIGMFWLVRRGKPGIAEEWNDPRAADQAIDAKKSS; encoded by the coding sequence GTGACCGCCCCCCGCGATCTCAGCGTTCTTATTCCCTTCTACAATGAAGCTGGAAACGTCCTGCCCCTGCTGGACGAAATCCACGGCGCCTTGGCAGGTCTCAATTATGAGATCGTCTGCGTGAACGATTGCTCGGCTGATTCCACCGGCGCCGAACTCATCGAGGCCCAGACCGCCCATCCGGACCGCGTCCTCATCCGCACCCATGTCCAACGCGCGGGCAAATCCGCCGCCCTGATGACCGGCCTGCGTGATGTGTCAGGCAAGTGGACGCAGCTTCTCGACGGCGACGGCCAGAACGACATTGCCGATACGCGCCGCCTCTGGGACGAGATTGTCGCCCCCGGCAAGACCGGACGCCTCGGCCTCATCGCGGGCAAGCGCAAGAGCCGCAATGATTCAGGCTTCAAATGGCTGCAGTCGCGCATCGCCAATGGCGTGCGGCGCTTCATGCTGCGTGATGATGCGACCGATACCGGCTGCGGCTGGAAGCTGATGCGCACCGACGCCTTTCGCGAGCTTCCCTATTTCGCGTCCATGCACCGCTTTCTGCCGGCCTTGTTCAAGCGCGCCGGCTGGGAGGTTCGCGAAGAACTGGTGAATGACCGTCGCCGCTGGCATGGCAGCTCGAAATACGGCTTTCTCGGACGCCTCGGCGCTGGCATTGCAGATCTGATCGGGATGTTCTGGCTGGTGCGCCGCGGTAAACCCGGCATCGCCGAAGAGTGGAATGATCCGCGCGCCGCCGATCAGGCAATCGACGCGAAAAAGTCCTCATAA
- a CDS encoding riboflavin biosynthesis protein RibD yields MIPSAEDQMRRAIALARTQHGRTGANPAVGCVIVGPDGSRISEAATGDGGRPHAEQLALEKLRRPLPKGTVAYVTLEPCRERSTGEDACSTRLINAGVSEVFVAVMDEHPKGSGGCAVLKEAGVSVQTGFLSVEAAPLYEDFFASIA; encoded by the coding sequence ATGATCCCGTCTGCTGAAGATCAGATGCGCCGGGCGATTGCCCTCGCCCGGACCCAGCATGGCCGCACCGGCGCGAACCCCGCCGTTGGCTGCGTTATTGTCGGGCCGGATGGAAGCCGGATCAGTGAAGCGGCCACCGGCGATGGCGGGCGACCGCATGCCGAACAGCTGGCGCTTGAAAAGCTCAGGCGGCCGCTGCCCAAAGGCACTGTCGCCTATGTCACGCTTGAGCCGTGCCGCGAGCGGTCCACGGGCGAAGATGCCTGCTCAACTCGGCTGATCAATGCCGGGGTCAGTGAGGTATTTGTCGCTGTGATGGATGAGCATCCGAAAGGGTCCGGCGGCTGCGCCGTGCTGAAGGAGGCTGGTGTAAGCGTCCAGACGGGCTTTCTGTCGGTTGAGGCTGCGCCGCTTTATGAGGACTTTTTCGCGTCGATTGCCTGA